The Lycium barbarum isolate Lr01 chromosome 10, ASM1917538v2, whole genome shotgun sequence genome includes a region encoding these proteins:
- the LOC132612996 gene encoding uncharacterized protein LOC132612996, with the protein MSNLSKLEFVALDISGKNYLSWVLDAEMRLDAKGLGATITQNNTTSSQDIAKAMIFLRHHLDEGLKVEYLTVKDPLELWTGLKERYDHIKVTVLPRACYEWIHLRLQDFKTVCDYNSAVYRITSQLKLCGDNIIDEDMLEKTLTTFHASNLVLQQQYRERGFKKHVDLISCLLVAEQHNTLLLKNHEARPTGTAPFPEANVVATHGPTERRQNNRGHNNERGRGRGRGRYNNRRDGGHHKRENNMGYQGNPSRNNCHRCGLKGHWKNECRAPEHFVRLYQNSFKRKANRGGASSANARVESHMTFKNNDEAGPSRKYDDNVEANLALKDDDFDGLDDITHLEVEDFFGDQN; encoded by the coding sequence ATGTCGAATTTGTCAAAGCTTGAGTTTGTGGCACTTGATATCTCCGGAAAGAATTACCTATCATGGGTACTCGATGCTGAAATGCGCCTAGACGCCAAAGGTCTTGGTGCCACGATTACTCAAAATAATACAACATCGAGTCAAGACATAGCGAAGGCAATGATTTTCCTTCGTCATCATCTGGATGAAGGATTGAAAGTTGAATACCTGACAGTGAAAGATCCACTTGAATTGTGGACTGGcttgaaggaaaggtatgacCACATTAAGGTAACGGTATTGCCCAGGGCTTGTTATGAGTGGATTCACTTACGGTTACAAGATTTTAAAACTGTATGTGATTATAACTCTGCTGTTTATAGAATTACGTCCCAATTGAAATTATGTGGGGATAATATAATTGACGAGGATATGTTGGAAAAGACTCTTACGACTTTTCATGCCTCAAATTTGGTATTACAACAACAGTACCGTGAAAGGGGTTTTAAAAAGCATGTTGATTTGATATCATGTCTTCTTGTAGCTGAGCAGCATAATACCCTTTTATTGAAAAATCATGAAGCACGTCCCACTGGAACTGCTCCATTCCCggaagcgaatgtggtagcaacACATGGCCCAACTGAAAGAAGACAAAATAATCGGGGCCATAATAATGAGCGTGGGCGTGGAAGGGGCAGGGGACGATATAATAATCGTCGTGATGGTGGTCACCATAAAAGAGAGAACAATATGGGTTATCAAGGAAATCCTTCAAGGAACAACTGTCATCGTTGTGGTTTGAAAGGTCACTGGAAAAATGAATGTCGGGCGCCTGAACATTTTGTCAGGCTTTATCaaaattccttcaaaagaaaGGCAAATAGAGGTGGTGCCTCTTCTGCTAATGCCCGGGTGGAGtcacacatgacttttaaaaataACGATGAGGCAGGGCCTTCACGAAAATATGATGATAATGTTGAAGCTAATTTGGCTTTGAAAGATGATGATTTTGATGGGCTTGATGATATTACTCATTTGGAAGTTGAAGACTTCTTTGGAGATCAAAATTGA